Sequence from the Bacteroidota bacterium genome:
GTCAAAATTAATTGACTCCTTGGTTTTTTCGTTTGAAGGAATATGTAAGGAAATATATTGACAACTATTGTAAAGTTCTTCAGCAGAATCAACAACTGTTACACCATCTTTTTCTATTTCGGATTTTTCAATAAAAGGGTCAAAAGCAAAAATTTTCATTCCAAAACCTTTAGCAATTCCAGCAACATATCTTCCTACATTACCATAAGCATGAATACCAATTGTTTTACCTTTCAACTCTGTTCCTGCTTTGCCGTTAAAAGTTCCTCTTGCCAAATACACCATCATTCCTATAGCAAGTTCAGCAACTGCATTTGAGTTTTGCCCGGGAGTATTCATAACAACAACATCATTTTTTGTTGCTGATTCAAGGTCAACATTATCGTAACCTGCTCCAGCACGAACAACTATTTTTAAATTTTTTCCTGCTTCAATTACTTCAGGAGTTACTTTATCACTTCTTATAATAAGAGCATCTGCATCTGCAACGGCTTCAATCAATTCCGATTTGTCAGTATATTTTTCAAGAAGAGCAAATTCATAAGCTGCTTTTTCTGTAATTACTTTTATGTTTTCAACTGCTTCTGCTGCAAAAGGTTTTTCTGTAGCAACTAATATTTTTGTCATAACAAATGTTTTTAATAATTATATAAAAAATGGCAAAATAATTAATTTTTTCTGCCATTAAAACTTCTATCCCTTAATATTTTCAAATTCTTTCATTACATCTATCAATGCTTCAACGCTTTCTTTTGGTAAAGCATTGTATGTTGACGCTCTAAAACCACCAACCGAACGATGACCTTTGATGCCAATCATT
This genomic interval carries:
- a CDS encoding NAD(P)-dependent oxidoreductase; the protein is MTKILVATEKPFAAEAVENIKVITEKAAYEFALLEKYTDKSELIEAVADADALIIRSDKVTPEVIEAGKNLKIVVRAGAGYDNVDLESATKNDVVVMNTPGQNSNAVAELAIGMMVYLARGTFNGKAGTELKGKTIGIHAYGNVGRYVAGIAKGFGMKIFAFDPFIEKSEIEKDGVTVVDSAEELYNSCQYISLHIPSNEKTKESINFDLLSKMPKNAVLVNTARKEVVCEESLMKVFADRDDFKYISDVAPVCAKEIESKYEGRFYFTPKKMGAQTNEANVNAGVAAINQIVGFIEKGDITFKVN